Proteins from a genomic interval of Kitasatospora kifunensis:
- a CDS encoding MarR family winged helix-turn-helix transcriptional regulator, protein MNATAPVPLTATTTLRLGAVGAVVSGRFTERIGSLGLKPKDVTLLNLLQAGGPASQLEVARTMGVAPSLVVTVADRLEALGAVRRLRDQGDRRRQQLVLTDGGRELLARCTTLARELDEELTAGLDAATRQALDAALGTLAAGLGLPN, encoded by the coding sequence ATGAATGCCACTGCTCCGGTCCCGCTCACCGCCACCACCACGCTCCGGCTCGGCGCGGTGGGCGCTGTCGTCAGCGGCCGATTCACCGAGCGGATCGGGTCGCTCGGGCTCAAGCCCAAGGACGTCACCCTGCTCAATCTGCTCCAAGCCGGCGGACCCGCCTCCCAGTTGGAGGTGGCCAGGACCATGGGCGTGGCGCCCAGCCTGGTGGTCACGGTGGCCGACCGACTGGAGGCGCTGGGCGCCGTACGACGCCTGCGCGACCAGGGCGACCGGCGGCGCCAGCAGCTGGTGCTGACCGACGGCGGCCGGGAGCTGCTGGCCCGCTGCACCACCCTCGCCCGGGAGTTGGACGAGGAGCTGACCGCCGGCCTGGACGCCGCCACCCGCCAGGCCCTCGACGCGGCCCTCGGCACCCTCGCCGCAGGCCTGGGCCTGCCGAATTGA